CCATATTTTTTTCTCTCCTTAAAGTTAAATTCTTATGATATTTATATTACTATACCTTATTTCTCTTATCAAGGTAAGAACAAAAGGCTCCACACTTTTTTAGTTCAGATTAAAGAGATGAGAGTTGAAAGCTTTAGTAGAAAGTCATAAAAACTTTCCACTAAATATATATTAAAATTCCAATATAGAATTTTTCCCTTAACTGTATGCTTTCTACTCTCAATTCTCAACTAATACTTACACATATATCAACTATAGATTTAGTTCTTTAATCTAAATTTTGATATTTCTTGTTCTAAAAGTTCTGCTTGTGATGCTAATTCTTGTGTTGCAGCAGCTGTCTCCTCAGCTGTTGCTGAATTCATTTGGATAACTTCAGATATTTTATCAACTTTAACTGACATATCTCCTAAAGCTTCAGATTCATACTCAGAAGAGTTTGCTATTTGTTTTACTAACTCAGATGTATGATCTACATTCTTTACTATATCTTCTAAAGCATCTAAAGTTTCTTTAGCTAATACATTACTATTTTTTATAAACTTCATAGAATTTTGTATTATTTGATTTGTATGCTTAACCTCTTTCGATGATTGCTCTGCAAGTAATTTCACTTCTTCTGCAACTACTGCAAATCCTTTTCCAGCATCTCCAGCTCTAGCTGCTTCTATTGCAGCATTTAATGCTAATAAATTAGTTTGAGATGCAATATCTTCTATAGTACTAATTATTGCTTCAATTTCATTTGACATTTCATCAATCCTATTCATAGATATCATTAATTCTTCCATTTTTTTATTTCCATCCAAAACCATTCTTCTAGTATTTTCAAAAACCTCATCAGCTTTTTTAGTGCTCTCAGTATTTTTATTTATCTTAATTAAAACTTCATTAAATTTAGAAAATAAATCTTCTACTGCATTTGATTGCTCTACTGCACCATCAGATAAACTTTGAGTAGTTGAAGCTATCTCTTCAGAACTACTTGCTACTAAATCAGATGCTTGATGTATATTTTTAAATATACTATTAAATGAACTTATAATATTATCTAAAGAGTCTTTTATAGGTTTGAAGTTTCCTTTATACTCTATTAAAGTTTCTACATTTAAATTTTCATTAGCTATATTTTCTATAACCCTTGATATATCATTTATATAACCACTTAAATTTTCTATAGTTTCATTTAAATCCCTACTCATTTCACCCATTTCATCATCAGATACATAGCTATTATCTATATTTAAATTTCCCTCTGATAAATCCTCAGATACTTTTTTCACATGGTTAATTCCCTCAAGTAAGCTAGATTGAATTATTCTGCTTATCATTATAATTGAACCTATCATTAATATTAGTATTATAGCTGCTAATATAAATATTAAGTTTCTTGTTTTTTCAGCTTCTTGTACAAATGTTAATGCATTATTATTAGTGGTTTCTCCAATTTCAATTAAATTCTCTCTGGCATTTTGTATTCCTTCATCATATTTTCCAGTAATTAGAGTATAAGCTTCTAAATCCTTATTATTTAAAAGCAATGAATATATCTCTTCTCTCTCATCTTTTACTTCACCCATATTATTTTCAAATTTATTAATTAGATTATTATCATCTGTATATATTTTTCTAAGACTAATTATATCTTCTTCTAATAATTTTAATTGATCTTCCACACTAGAAATATTAGTTTTTATTTTATCTTCTTTTTGTTCAATTAAAGCTTGATACATGTCTCTTTGCATCTTTAAAAATTCAGTTTTCATGTTCCAAGTTATATCAACAGCTTTAAATGGCTCATTATATAACTTAGTAATTTTATTAGATACAAATTGTAAGCTCATTAATGACATAATCATAAAAACTAAGGTAAATACTAATATTATAGAAAAACTTGTTCGAACTTTTCTTCTTATGGAGAAATTCTTGAATTTTTTCTTAATTCTTTTGTACATATAAATTTCCTCCTTAGATATTTAATTTTGACTAAAGAATATATAAATAATTAAACTCTTTATATATTATATGTGAGCATATGTATTAAACTGCAAATTTTTACATAATTATAGTTAAAATTGTTATGTACAAAATATAATATTTTAAAATAAAAATTAAACTTTTATTTTGAATTAGCACTATCTTTTTTGGCTTTTCTATATTAAAATAATAATTGTTGTATATTTATAAAGAAAAAGGGGATAAAAATGAATAAAAATACAGAAGTAAATATAAATTTAAATATTTCCTCATTATTGAAGTTTATAGTTCCATCGCTTGTAGGAATTTTATTATTTATGACTCCAATAATGATAAACGGACAATTCACAATTCCAGTAGCTTTCTTATCAAATTTAGTTGTAGATACATTAGAAAGCGTTTTACCACTTATCGCTCTTATATTAATATCAATTTCTGCCATTGGTAGTATTTTAATAAAAATTTTTAAAACTGAAAATAAAGTTTTAAATTCATTGTTTAACATTAGTTATTCTTGGTTGAGTGCTAGAATAATAGGTATGATAATAGTTATAATGACTTATTTTAAAGTAGGACCTGAATTTATCTGGTCTGATAGTACTGGTGGAATGATCTTATTTAGTCTTCTTCCATTATTAACTGCTGTATTCTTATTTGCAGGTTTATTTTTGCCATTATTACTTAACCATGGTTTATTAGAATTTGTAGGTGCTTTATTTACTAAAGTAATGAGACCTTTATTTAAACTTCCTGGTCGTTCTTCAATAGATTGTATTACTTCTTGGTTAGGTGATGGAACTATTGGAATATTATTAACTAGTAAACAATATGAAGAAGGCTTTTATACAAAAAAAGAAGCTTCTGTTATAGGTACTTCATTTTCAGCAGTTTCTATAACATTTAGTTTAATGGTTATAACTCAAGTTGGACTTTCACACATGTTTGTTCCATTCTATTTAACAGTTACTTTTGCTGGTATAGTTGCAGCTATAGTGCTTCCAAGAGTAAGACCATTATCTAAAAAGCCTGATACATATATTGATGGTAGAGAATTAGAAAAAAATGTAGATCTTATTCCTAACGGATATACTCCATTTACATGGGGATTAAAAAATGCTATTGATAAAGCTGAAGATAATTTTAGCTTTCACTCATTTGTTGAAGATGGTCTAAAGAATGTAATAGATATGTGGATGGGCGTATTACCAGTAGTTATGTCTATGGGCGGAATTGCCCTTATGATTGCTGAATATACTCATATTTTCACAATGCTTGGATTACCTTTTATACCATTACTAAAGTTATTACAAGTTCCTGAAGCTGTTGCAGCTTCTAAAACATTAGTTGTTGGTTTTGCAGATATGTTCATACCATCTGTATTAGCTACAAGTATTCAAAATGAAATGACTAGATTTATAATAGCGTGTACATCGGTAACACAATTAATATATATGTCAGAAGTAGGTGGATTACTTCTAGGTTCAAAAATACCAGTTTCATTCAAAGAGTTAGTTATAATATTCCTAGAAAGAACTATCATAACATTGCCTATAATAGTATTAATAGCAAATTTATTGTTTTAGTAAAACTAAAATAACTGCCTCAGAATATCTGAGGCAGTTGTTTTCTTATGATTCTCCAATACCATCTATTTTCCATTCACCTAGATTATTTTCTCTAATCAAAGTAAACATCTTTTCATATTCTCCACTATCTTCTGGCTCTTTACTTTGATCTTTATATTGTACATTATATTTAACAGTATATTTTCTTACATTTTCTCTTTTTATTTCTACTCCACTTGTAAAATAACTCTTATAAATTCTTGAATCTGTTATTAACTCTAAAGAATCCAGTTTGCAACTTTCTAAATTATCTAATCTAAAATTAATATCCTTATATCTTGTTGTATAACAGATTAATAAATTTTTTAATTGATGTGAATTTTTATATTTAAATGAATCTCTTATAACATCTTCTGGTGATTTCATAGTCTCAGGTAATTTTATGGATTCTATAAAACTTTCTTCAACTACACATTCATTTTCACTTTTAGTGTCATTAATTTTTTGCTCGCTACATCCAACTACCAAAATTGAAATGGTAAATATCAATAATATTAATATTCCATTTTTTAAACCTCTCATATTTTCCCCCATTAAATTCTTCTTAAACCAATCTTAGATTTCATTTTTAAGACCAATCATCTTAGAATATATAAAAATATATGTTGATATCTGCAATAGGTAAAGTGGCATTGTAATTGGACTTTGAGAATTCTTAATGAGTATTGTCATATTTACCGCTTGTCACAATTTTATATTGGGAACAAGCTAAAATAGGACTATACTCATTTTAGTATTCCTAAGTTCAATTACTCAGTCCACTTTACGTATGCAAATATCAACATGCTTTATATTTTCAAACTACGAAATCTATTGAATGTGGCCATTATTTCTTGTCTTCTTGGCATTGACAATCTACCATGACCACCTTTTATATTACTAATTGATATAAGTCCGTTCTTTTCTATATAGTTCATTATTTCATCTGTTACTTCTATTAATGTTTTCTTTCCATCTATAACATTATCCTCTGCCCATTTCATAATCTCTCCAATAGTGTTAATTTGCTCACTATCCACTATTTGTTCAACTGCTCTTAAATCTATATTTTCTTTATTAATTACTAATCCATCTATTCCTAGAGTTTTTATTTTTACGCCTTTATATCCTTTTTCAATGCTTCCTTTTTTAATAACCCTATTTGAATTTATCTTTATCTGAAGATTTCTTTCCTTAATTTTAGAAAGTATTTTTCCATTGCTTAAATTCTTAGCTTGTTCTGTTACATTTTTTATATTGTAACAATCCATTTGTATTACATTATCTGCAATATCAAAATAATCTCCAGAGCTTCCTACTACTATAATTGTTGATATTTCTTTTTGATTATACAAATCTCTAGCAACTTCAATAAAAGGTGTTATAGGTTCTTTATCTTTAGAAACCAGCATCTGCATTATATCGTCTCTGATCATAAAATTAGTAGCTGATGTATCTTCATCTATTAAAAATACTTTAGTTCCACTCTCTATGCCTTCTATTATATTTGCAGCTTGAGATGTACTTCCACTTGCATTTTCACTATAAAATTTAGTTGTGTCTTTTTTATTAGGCAAATTATTTATAAATAATGATATATCATCCTTATTTATTACTCTTCCATCTTCTGCTCTAACTTTTAATGCTGTATTATCTGTTATTACAAATTCTCTTCCATCACCTTCAATATGATTGTAAATACCTAATTCCAATGCATTTAATAGTGTAGATTTTCCATGATAACCTCCACCAACTATAATTGTTATACCTTTTTTAATTCCCATTCCCACAATTTCACCATTATTAGGTAAATTGAATTTAACCTCTAAATTTTCAGGAGATTTAAATAGTATTCCGTCTTTTAAAGGCTTAGTTGATACTCCTGATTCTCTAGGTAATATAGATCCATTTGCAATAAATCCAATTAAATTATTGTTTCTTAATTCGTTTCTTATAAATTGTTGGTCTTCAACTAATTTCACTTGATTTATAAGTTTGTTTTTATCTATATTTTTATAAATTAACGATGATTCTACAATTTTAGGTAGGAAATCAAATAAAATCTTTTCTAATTCCTTAGCAAGAACACTTCTACCCCTTGCTGGAAATCCAACTTCTATTCTAACTTCTATTTTTTTATCACTTATCACAATAGAAGTTCTGTCTAAAATTTCTTGTGTGCATTTACTTATAGAAATTAATCCACTTTTTCCTGACCCAAAAATCTTACTACTATATGAATATATATTTTTATAAAATGTTCTAGTTAAATAATCTTGAACAGCAATCTTTTTGTAATTGTTATTTACTAAGTCTTCTGGAATATTTGAAACTTTTTTATCCATTATTATTCTTACTCTAGAAGGCGTTGCAAATGGGTCTCCTTGTACATGATCTATTGATAATATATAATCATTAAACTCATAGTTACCTTCAAGTTGCTTATATGATTTATATCCTTTTCCATCTATATTTATTAAATCTCTGCGCAAATCATTAAAATTTTTCATTTACTTTTCATCTCCCATAAAGTACTCATCGATTAAAGTTTCGCCCATTCTTCTATACATATTACTCATTGATATCATTGATCCAACAAGTAAAAATTTTTCTTCAAAATCACCATTTATATTATTTTCACTTAAAAGATTCTTTACATTCTCTTCTTTATCATTCATGTATTCCTTAAATTCATTAACATCTTGAGAATTCATATCTAAATATGTTTTATAAAGAGCTCTCAAATCATATTCTTCATTATTTTCATACTTTTTAACTATATTATCTAATGTAAGCTTTATATCATTTATTGATAGTGCACCCTTTAAATCATATATTAAGCTCATTAATATTAAATGTTCTTTAGAATATTTTTTATTCTTTATACTCATTAATAATTTAGCCTTAGCATAATTATTAATCATAGTTTTAGTTAATACTTTATCTTCTTCCTTTCTTTTAAGGACTGATAATTTATTTTCAAACAATTGAATAACCTGATCCATATATAAATCTATTTCGGGTATATCTTCTAAATTTATTTTTTTATCTAAGTTTAGGTTTTCCATTATATTTAATATATCTTTTGTCATTATTACACTTCCTAATCTAGTTTTATAAACTACATATTATCTTATCTATATTTAATATTAATAGTATTACTTATAAAATTCAAGAAAATAGCTAAAAATATGATTTAAAGAGCTTAAAATAAGTTTTTATGGTCTTTGACTTTTATATAACTATATATAATAATATTGGTATAATATCATATAGTTTTAAAAACTATATATTGAGTATGGAGGTATTTATGAATAAATATTTAAGAGAACCGGTTAATGGATTAACACACCTTATTGGTGCAATTTTATCACTAGTTGGATTAGTTTTAATGATAATTAAAGTAAACATATCACAAGGATCATTGATAGAATATGTATCTATCATTCTTTTTGGAATTAGTATGATTTTATTATATAGTGCTTCGGCAACTTACCATTCTGTTATTGCAGATTCGAAAATAATTAAACATTTAAAAAAAGTAGATCACTCTATGATTTTTGTACTTATAGCAGGATCTTATGCACCATTTTGCTTAATTGCATTACAAAACTCTATTGGTAATAAACTTTTTATAGCAGTTGCTACATCTGCTTTAGTTGGGATAATATTTAAAATTTGTTGGGTTACATGTCCTAAATGGTTAAGTAGCGTTATATATATTACTATTGGTTGGTTTGCTATTTTTGCAATTTACCCATTATCAATAGCACTTTCACCAATAGGTGTAAGCCTACTTGTTTTAGGTGGATTGATGTATACAATTGGTGGGGTAATATATGCCTTAAAGAAAGATAAAATAAAAATAGGCGTTTTTGGATCTCATGAAATATTTCATGTTTTCATAATGCTTGGAACCTTATTTCATTTCATTTGCGTTTTTAATTATATAATTTAAAAAGTATTTGTAGATTTAGATAAATAAAAAGAGCTGTTATTAGATGATTATTTTACAAATCACTCTAAAATAGCTCTTTTTATTAGTTATAGTAAGATATTTCCTTATCTCATATTAATTAAATATAAGTCTAATGATATAATAAATATATACTTTTAAAATTATCAAAATACTTAAATAAAATGGGGGATATTAATGCAAAAATACTCAGATTTAATAATGGGATTGATTTGTGGGATAATTTTAACCCTTTTGAATAACGATATAGTTCATGGAAGTTTAGGTTCTATCTTTACGCTTTTTGATCCTACTAACCTAAGTTCTATAAGTATGCTTCTAATTTCTTGGTCATCACGATTAATAATAATTTTATCCTTTATAGGAATCTTTATTACCATAATCTATTCAATTCTCATATTAATAAAAGTAATAAAAAATGATTAACTTTTAAGTAAATGAAAAAAGCACTCCATTTAAATAAAATGGTAGTGCTTTTATTTATCATATAAGTTATTTAAATTAGTATATAGAAAATTTTAACCAATACCGCCATATATAACTCCAAGTATTATAACTACTACAGTTATAATTACAAAGACATATTTAGCAAGATATATGAAGTTAATTCCTAATTCTCTACTAGACCCCTTATTTATCTCTATAAGTGCCTTTTTATAATCCCCTACATAGTAAAATACTAAAAATACTATCAGAGCTGCTAGTGGTGATACTATTATTGTGATAAAATTAGTGAAATTATCAAAGCTAGCCATACTTAAATTTAAAGGTATTGATAATATAAACCCTATTATAGCTATTATAATTGATGCCTTTTTTCTATTAAGCTTTGTTTGTGAAATTAATGCTTCAACTGGACCTTCCAACATATTAATAGATGATGATACAGCTGCAAATATTAAACTTAAGAAGAATACTATAGCTATTAGTCTTCCACCAGGCATAGCTTTAAATATTGTTGGCATTGTTATAAATAATAATGGTGGACCTGCCATTGGATCTAAATTAAATGCAAATACAGATGGCATGATAACAAATGAAGCAAGTAATGCTGCTATTGTATCTAATATTGCTGTACTTAAAGCAGACCTTGGTATATCAAAATCATCTTTCATATAACTACCATATACAACCATACCACAACCATTTAATGATACTGTAAAGAACGCTTGTCCTAAAGCCATTATCCAAGTATTAGGTTTAAGTAAAAATTCCCATTTAGGATTTAATAAGTATTTAACACCTTCCATTGCTCCTGGAAGTGTAAGTGATCTAATTGCAAGCAAAATAAATATTACAAACAATGCTGGCATAATTATTGTATTTATTTTTTCTATACCCTTTGTTACTCCTGCATAAACTATAACTAATGTTAATGCTATAGCTATAAAGTTCCAAACTATTGTTTGACTTGTTCCTGAAAATCCTTCAAAAAAACTATGAACATCTACTGAAAATAATTCTCCTGTAATACTCATTGAAAAATATTTCATTATCCATCCTACAACTATGTTGTAAAACATAAATACACCTGCTAATCCTATTACAGGTATTAGCGCTACTAACTT
The Clostridium cagae genome window above contains:
- a CDS encoding methyl-accepting chemotaxis protein yields the protein MYKRIKKKFKNFSIRRKVRTSFSIILVFTLVFMIMSLMSLQFVSNKITKLYNEPFKAVDITWNMKTEFLKMQRDMYQALIEQKEDKIKTNISSVEDQLKLLEEDIISLRKIYTDDNNLINKFENNMGEVKDEREEIYSLLLNNKDLEAYTLITGKYDEGIQNARENLIEIGETTNNNALTFVQEAEKTRNLIFILAAIILILMIGSIIMISRIIQSSLLEGINHVKKVSEDLSEGNLNIDNSYVSDDEMGEMSRDLNETIENLSGYINDISRVIENIANENLNVETLIEYKGNFKPIKDSLDNIISSFNSIFKNIHQASDLVASSSEEIASTTQSLSDGAVEQSNAVEDLFSKFNEVLIKINKNTESTKKADEVFENTRRMVLDGNKKMEELMISMNRIDEMSNEIEAIISTIEDIASQTNLLALNAAIEAARAGDAGKGFAVVAEEVKLLAEQSSKEVKHTNQIIQNSMKFIKNSNVLAKETLDALEDIVKNVDHTSELVKQIANSSEYESEALGDMSVKVDKISEVIQMNSATAEETAAATQELASQAELLEQEISKFRLKN
- a CDS encoding YjiH family protein yields the protein MNKNTEVNINLNISSLLKFIVPSLVGILLFMTPIMINGQFTIPVAFLSNLVVDTLESVLPLIALILISISAIGSILIKIFKTENKVLNSLFNISYSWLSARIIGMIIVIMTYFKVGPEFIWSDSTGGMILFSLLPLLTAVFLFAGLFLPLLLNHGLLEFVGALFTKVMRPLFKLPGRSSIDCITSWLGDGTIGILLTSKQYEEGFYTKKEASVIGTSFSAVSITFSLMVITQVGLSHMFVPFYLTVTFAGIVAAIVLPRVRPLSKKPDTYIDGRELEKNVDLIPNGYTPFTWGLKNAIDKAEDNFSFHSFVEDGLKNVIDMWMGVLPVVMSMGGIALMIAEYTHIFTMLGLPFIPLLKLLQVPEAVAASKTLVVGFADMFIPSVLATSIQNEMTRFIIACTSVTQLIYMSEVGGLLLGSKIPVSFKELVIIFLERTIITLPIIVLIANLLF
- a CDS encoding DUF4829 domain-containing protein; protein product: MRGLKNGILILLIFTISILVVGCSEQKINDTKSENECVVEESFIESIKLPETMKSPEDVIRDSFKYKNSHQLKNLLICYTTRYKDINFRLDNLESCKLDSLELITDSRIYKSYFTSGVEIKRENVRKYTVKYNVQYKDQSKEPEDSGEYEKMFTLIRENNLGEWKIDGIGES
- a CDS encoding ABC-ATPase domain-containing protein, translated to MKNFNDLRRDLINIDGKGYKSYKQLEGNYEFNDYILSIDHVQGDPFATPSRVRIIMDKKVSNIPEDLVNNNYKKIAVQDYLTRTFYKNIYSYSSKIFGSGKSGLISISKCTQEILDRTSIVISDKKIEVRIEVGFPARGRSVLAKELEKILFDFLPKIVESSLIYKNIDKNKLINQVKLVEDQQFIRNELRNNNLIGFIANGSILPRESGVSTKPLKDGILFKSPENLEVKFNLPNNGEIVGMGIKKGITIIVGGGYHGKSTLLNALELGIYNHIEGDGREFVITDNTALKVRAEDGRVINKDDISLFINNLPNKKDTTKFYSENASGSTSQAANIIEGIESGTKVFLIDEDTSATNFMIRDDIMQMLVSKDKEPITPFIEVARDLYNQKEISTIIVVGSSGDYFDIADNVIQMDCYNIKNVTEQAKNLSNGKILSKIKERNLQIKINSNRVIKKGSIEKGYKGVKIKTLGIDGLVINKENIDLRAVEQIVDSEQINTIGEIMKWAEDNVIDGKKTLIEVTDEIMNYIEKNGLISISNIKGGHGRLSMPRRQEIMATFNRFRSLKI
- a CDS encoding DUF1836 domain-containing protein, whose translation is MTKDILNIMENLNLDKKINLEDIPEIDLYMDQVIQLFENKLSVLKRKEEDKVLTKTMINNYAKAKLLMSIKNKKYSKEHLILMSLIYDLKGALSINDIKLTLDNIVKKYENNEEYDLRALYKTYLDMNSQDVNEFKEYMNDKEENVKNLLSENNINGDFEEKFLLVGSMISMSNMYRRMGETLIDEYFMGDEK
- the trhA gene encoding PAQR family membrane homeostasis protein TrhA — its product is MNKYLREPVNGLTHLIGAILSLVGLVLMIIKVNISQGSLIEYVSIILFGISMILLYSASATYHSVIADSKIIKHLKKVDHSMIFVLIAGSYAPFCLIALQNSIGNKLFIAVATSALVGIIFKICWVTCPKWLSSVIYITIGWFAIFAIYPLSIALSPIGVSLLVLGGLMYTIGGVIYALKKDKIKIGVFGSHEIFHVFIMLGTLFHFICVFNYII
- a CDS encoding sodium-dependent transporter; translated protein: MAKRENFKSRTGFILSCIGAAVGLGNIWMFPYRLGQNGGAAFLIPYFIFVLLLGSTGLITEFAFGRKFKGGSATGIITTFAEKNKKGGKLVALIPVIGLAGVFMFYNIVVGWIMKYFSMSITGELFSVDVHSFFEGFSGTSQTIVWNFIAIALTLVIVYAGVTKGIEKINTIIMPALFVIFILLAIRSLTLPGAMEGVKYLLNPKWEFLLKPNTWIMALGQAFFTVSLNGCGMVVYGSYMKDDFDIPRSALSTAILDTIAALLASFVIMPSVFAFNLDPMAGPPLLFITMPTIFKAMPGGRLIAIVFFLSLIFAAVSSSINMLEGPVEALISQTKLNRKKASIIIAIIGFILSIPLNLSMASFDNFTNFITIIVSPLAALIVFLVFYYVGDYKKALIEINKGSSRELGINFIYLAKYVFVIITVVVIILGVIYGGIG